The Procambarus clarkii isolate CNS0578487 chromosome 24, FALCON_Pclarkii_2.0, whole genome shotgun sequence genome includes a region encoding these proteins:
- the LOC123761624 gene encoding putative uncharacterized protein DDB_G0279989, which yields MFEKKSFDTPDIPEVVNISSEQEQEEEEEDPEDQEENRHYILNNLLEEFMERLNSPRMHINPESEDNEEDSDDRDDDDENSEEHEIQEVEAQEEENDGDPEEEEATNPFYSLHNIHSLLEEAEEDNTGDIYEVQDIQTILNMTENEENDADDDEEEEDERWHSASDELNAACWNNHENLQLDDVNEMEDDTPEIYDWHIINSESLLDD from the exons ATGTTTGAGAAAAAGTCCTTTGATACCCCTGACATACCTGAAGTGGTGAATATATCATCTGAACAagaacaagaggaggaggaggaggatcctgaggaccAAGAGGAAAACAG GCATTATATACTGAACAACCTCCTAGAGGAGTTCATGGAAAGGTTAAATTCGCCAAGAATGCACATAAATCCAGAAAGCGAAGACAATGAAGAAGATAGTGATGacagagatgatgatgatgaaaacAGTGAAGAACATGAAATTCAGGAAGTTGAAGCTCAGGAAGAAGAAAATGATGGTGATCCTGAGGAAGAGGAAGCTACTAACCCTTTTTATTCTCTCCATAATATTCACTCCTTGTTGGAAGAGGCTGAAGAGGACAATACTGGTGATATATATGAAGTTCAAGATATTCAGACCATCTTGaatatgactgaaaatgaagaaaatgatgctgatgatgatgaggaggaggaggatgagcgaTGGCACTCGGCAAGCGATGAATTAAATGCTGCTTGCTGGAATAATCACGAGAACTTGCAATTGGATGACGTTAATGAAATGGAAGATGATACTCCAGAAATATATGACTGGCACATCATTAACTCGGAAAGCCTCTTGGATGATTAA